The following are encoded together in the Populus trichocarpa isolate Nisqually-1 chromosome 5, P.trichocarpa_v4.1, whole genome shotgun sequence genome:
- the LOC7469204 gene encoding pathogen-related protein isoform X3, producing MATSGVREDKYRTFLYGEGEKNTKWRYGSPPNYDDVNKLFEEGRTKVWPSGSLEEKVQNLVKTWEMEMFHKTCFDDYKSVDPKNYTFSLNGRKPVTLEETRKLGGGYNTFLQTTLPEKFRAYNPDEETVDSAQVAFTTVFPRGFALEVLQVYSGPPVIVYKFRHWGYMEGPFKGHAATGELVELYGMSIFEVDEHMKVVKVEFFIDRGELLGGLMKGATLDGSTAEAASTCPFLRGTG from the exons ATGGCAACTTCAGGCGTTAGAGAAGACAAATACCGTACTTTCTTGTATGGAGAAGGAGAGAAGAACACCAAATGGAGGTATGGTTCACCTCCAAACTATGATGATGTCAACAAACTCTTTGAAGAAGGCAGGACTAAG GTATGGCCATCTGGATCACTCGAAGAAAAAGTGCAGAACCTAGTAAAGACATGGGAGATGGAGATGTTCCATAAGACATGCTTTGATGATTATAAATCAGTTGATCCCAAGAACTATACTTTTAGCCTAAATG GAAGGAAACCTGTAACTTTGGAAGAAACGCGCAAACTTGGCGGAGGCTACAACACCTTTTTGCAGACTACCTTACCGGAGAAGTTCCGGGCCTATAACCCTGATGAAGAAACTGTGGATTCAGCTCAGGTGGCTTTTACAACAGTATTCCCTCGTGGGTTTGCTTTGGAGGTTCTCCAAGTTTATTCAGGGCCACCGGTGATTGTGTACAAGTTCAGGCACTGGGGTTACATGGAAGGTCCGTTCAAGGGCCATGCTGCAACTGGGGAATTAGTAGAACTCTATGGAATGTCTATTTTTGAG GTGGATGAACACATGAAGGTTGTGAAGGTAGAGTTCTTTATTGACCGTGGAGAACTGCTTGGAGGTCTTATGAAAGGTGCTACCTTGGACGGCTCAACAGCAGAGGCAGCTTCAACCTGCCCTTTCTTGAGGGGCACAGGGTAG
- the LOC127905365 gene encoding endoglucanase 12-like: MINSIGSPTHTSASHEDRNYASDIDHQPVRFVHTISEAGRLLPSASQWNSIELDFHLAPQSNTTYDSLPSRYSKSFDYELVITDKKYFKRFVYVSILIVFVVLAIVLLVQFLPHKHKHHGKSKNITLALNQALMFFDAQKSGNYPSNSPVKFRGSSGLQDGNTSNPPADLKGGFYDSGKNIKFSFPTAYTITLLSWTVIEYHDKYDSIGELDHVKDIIRWGSDYLLKIFDPPNSTTAPIIIYSQAGIL; the protein is encoded by the exons ATGATTAATTCTATAGGCTCGCCTACTCATACCTCTGCGTCGCACGAAGATCGTAACTATGCATCTGATATAGATCATCAACCTGTGAGGTTTGTTCATACAATTTCAGAGGCAGGCAGGCTTCTACCTTCAGCAAGCCAATGGAACTCaattgaacttgattttcaTCTTGCTCCGCAATCAAACACTACCTATGATTCACTTCCTTCTCGATACTCTAAATCCTTCGACTACGAACTTGTTATAACAGATAAGAAATACTTCAAGCGCTTTGTTTATGTCTCCATCCTCATAGTTTTTGTTGTCCTAGCAATTGTTCTACTAGTGCAATTTCTGCCTCATAAGCACAAGCACCATGGAAAATCAAAGAATATCACGCTCGCATTAAACCAAGCTTTGATGTTCTTCGATGCTCAAAAgt CTGGGAATTATCCAAGCAATAGTCCTGTCAAATTTCGAGGAAGTTCAGGGTTGCAAGATGGGAATACGAGTAATCCACCTGCAGACCTCAAGGGCGGCTTTTATGATTCcggaaaaaatataaagttcagTTTCCCCACAGCCTATACCATTACCCTCTTGAGCTGGACTGTCATTGAATATCATGATAAATATGACAGCATAGGTGAGCTTGATCATGTCAAGGACATTATCAGATGGGGCAGTGATTACTTGCTAAAAATCTTTGATCCTCCAAATTCAACTACAGCTCCCATAATAATATATTCTCAGGCAGGCATTCTATAA
- the LOC7469204 gene encoding pathogen-related protein isoform X1, which translates to MATSGVREDKYRTFLYGEGEKNTKWRFGSPPNYDIVNKLFEEGRTKVWPSGSLEEKVQNLVKTWEMEMFHKTCFDDYKSVDPKNYTFSLNGRKPVTLEEKRKLGGGYNTFLQTTLPEKFRAYNPAEETVDSSHVAFTTAFPRGLALEVLQVYSGPPVIVYKFRHWGYMEGPFKGHAATGEIVELYGMSIFEVDEHMKVVKVEFFIDRGELLGGLMKGATLDGSTAEAASTCPFLRGTG; encoded by the exons ATGGCAACTTCAGGCGTTAGAGAAGACAAATACCGTACTTTCTTGTATGGAGAAGGAGAGAAGAACACCAAATGGAGGTTTGGTTCACCTCCAAACTATGATATTGTCAACAAACTCTTTGAAGAAGGCAGGACTAAG GTATGGCCATCTGGATCACTCGAAGAAAAAGTGCAGAACCTAGTAAAGACATGGGAGATGGAGATGTTCCATAAGACATGCTTTGATGATTATAAATCAGTTGATCCCAAGAACTATACTTTTAGCCTAAATG GAAGGAAACCTGTAACTTTGGAAGAAAAGCGCAAACTTGGCGGAGGCTACAACACCTTTTTGCAGACTACCTTACCGGAGAAGTTCCGGGCTTATAACCCTGCTGAAGAAACTGTGGATTCATCTCATGTGGCTTTTACAACAGCATTCCCTCGTGGGCTTGCTTTGGAGGTTCTCCAAGTTTATTCAGGGCCACCGGTGATTGTGTACAAGTTCAGGCACTGGGGTTACATGGAAGGTCCGTTCAAGGGCCATGCTGCAACTGGGGAAATAGTAGAACTCTATGGAATGTCTATTTTTGAG GTGGATGAACACATGAAGGTTGTGAAGGTAGAGTTCTTTATTGACCGTGGAGAACTGCTTGGAGGTCTTATGAAAGGTGCTACCTTGGACGGCTCAACAGCAGAGGCAGCTTCAACCTGCCCTTTCTTGAGGGGCACAGGGTAG
- the LOC7492450 gene encoding protein LAZ1 homolog 1 isoform X1, with translation MEWRGTFCCLFFLFELVKSTSQSGKVWALYLGAESVVNVSWPIFSAGIFVLLALILSMYLIFEHLAAYNQPEEQKFLIGLILMVPVYSLESFLSLLDSSAAFNCEAIRDCYEAFALYCFERYLIACLGGEENTIQFMESQTLITSSSPLLEESYAYGVVEHPFPLNCFLRDWNLGADFYHAVKIGVVQYMILKLICALLAMILQAFGVYGEGKFEWRYGYPYLAVILNFSQTWALYCLVQFYSVIKDKLAPIKPLAKFLTFKSIVFLTWWQGVVVAFLNSMGAFKGTLAQELKTRIQDYIICIEMGIAAIVHLYVFPAVPYKRGERCVRNVAVMTDYASLGTPPDSKEVQDCERSTRVRQGRHDEREKRLNFPQSVRDVVLGSGEIIVDDMKYTVSHVVEPVERGIAKINKTFHEISENVKRHEERRRSSKDDNYLVPLNTWTGEFSEAHDNLLEGSVSDSGLSNGKRPPHQPKGSAFRTRAGR, from the exons ATGGAATGGCGAGGGACTTTTtgctgtttgttttttcttttcgagCTGGTCAAGTCCACAAGCCAATCAGGGAAAGTTTGGGCATTATATCTGGGAGCTGAGTCTGTTGTAAATGTCAGCTGGCCTATCTTCAGTGCGGGCATATTTGTGCTTCTTGCTCTTATCCTCTCAATGTACCTTATTTTTGAGCACTTAGCTGCATATAATCAGCCAGAG gagCAAAAGTTTCTCATTGGACTCATCCTCATGGTTCCTGTTTATTCTCTAGAATCG TTCTTATCTTTGTTGGATTCCAGTGCTGCATTCAACTGTGAAGCAATCCGGGACTGTTATGAAGCTTTTGCCTTGTATTGCTTTGAGAGATATCTGATAGCCTGCTTAG GCGGGGAAGAGAATACGATTCAATTCATGGAAAGTCAGACCTTAATCACCTCCAGCTCTCCTCTTTTGGAGGAGTCATATGCTTATGGAGTTGTAGAGCatccttttcctttaaattgCTTTCTGAGGGACTGGAATCTTGGTGCTGATTTCTATCATGCTGTGAAGATTGGCGTTGTTCAATAT ATGATACTGAAGTTGATCTGTGCACTTTTAGCAATGATTCTTCAAGCTTTCGGGGTTTATGGAGAAGGGAAATTTGAATGGAGATATGG gtatCCATACTTGGCAGTTATTCTAAATTTCAGTCAGACCTGGGCCCTATATTGCCTTGTACAGTTCTATTCTGTGATTAAGGACAAGTTGGCCCCAATCAAACCGCTGGCCAAGTTTCTGACATTCAAGTCAAttgttttcctcacatggtgGCAAGGTGTTGTGGTCGCATTTCTAAACTCCATGGGAGCCTTTAAAGGGACTTTAGCCCAGGAGCTAAAAACACGAATACAAGACTACATTATCTGCATAGAG ATGGGTATTGCAGCTATTGTGCATCTTTATGTCTTCCCTGCTGTACCTTACAAGCGAGGAGAGAGATGTGTTCGTAATGTGGCTGTTATGACCGACTATGCCTCTTTAGGAACACCTCCAGATTCAAAAGAGGTTCAGGATTGTGAGAGGTCAACTAGGGTACGTCAAGGTCGGcatgatgagagagaaaagcGGTTGAATTTCCCCCAGAGTGTTCGTGATGTGGTCCTTGGTAGCGGTGAAATT ATTGTTGACGACATGAAGTATACAGTTTCTCATGTTGTGGAACCGGTTGAAAGGGGAATTGCAAAGATTAATAAAACCTTCCATGAGATTTCTGAAAATGTGAAACGCCACGAGGAACGAAGGAGGAGCTCTAAGGATGACAATTATCTTGTTCCCCTGAATACATGGACGGGGGAATTTTCTGAAGCACACGACAACCTTCTTGAAGGGAGTGTCAGTGATAGTGGTTTGTCTAATGGAAAGAGACCGCCGCATCAACCCAAAGGCTCCGCATTTAGAACGAGAGCAGGGAGATAA
- the LOC7492450 gene encoding protein LAZ1 homolog 1 isoform X2 has translation MEWRGTFCCLFFLFELVKSTSQSGKVWALYLGAESVVNVSWPIFSAGIFVLLALILSMYLIFEHLAAYNQPEEQKFLIGLILMVPVYSLESFLSLLDSSAAFNCEAIRDCYEAFALYCFERYLIACLGGEENTIQFMESQTLITSSSPLLEESYAYGVVEHPFPLNCFLRDWNLGADFYHAVKIGVVQYMILKLICALLAMILQAFGVYGEGKFEWRYGYPYLAVILNFSQTWALYCLVQFYSVIKDKLAPIKPLAKFLTFKSIVFLTWWQGVVVAFLNSMGAFKGTLAQELKTRIQDYIICIEIVDDMKYTVSHVVEPVERGIAKINKTFHEISENVKRHEERRRSSKDDNYLVPLNTWTGEFSEAHDNLLEGSVSDSGLSNGKRPPHQPKGSAFRTRAGR, from the exons ATGGAATGGCGAGGGACTTTTtgctgtttgttttttcttttcgagCTGGTCAAGTCCACAAGCCAATCAGGGAAAGTTTGGGCATTATATCTGGGAGCTGAGTCTGTTGTAAATGTCAGCTGGCCTATCTTCAGTGCGGGCATATTTGTGCTTCTTGCTCTTATCCTCTCAATGTACCTTATTTTTGAGCACTTAGCTGCATATAATCAGCCAGAG gagCAAAAGTTTCTCATTGGACTCATCCTCATGGTTCCTGTTTATTCTCTAGAATCG TTCTTATCTTTGTTGGATTCCAGTGCTGCATTCAACTGTGAAGCAATCCGGGACTGTTATGAAGCTTTTGCCTTGTATTGCTTTGAGAGATATCTGATAGCCTGCTTAG GCGGGGAAGAGAATACGATTCAATTCATGGAAAGTCAGACCTTAATCACCTCCAGCTCTCCTCTTTTGGAGGAGTCATATGCTTATGGAGTTGTAGAGCatccttttcctttaaattgCTTTCTGAGGGACTGGAATCTTGGTGCTGATTTCTATCATGCTGTGAAGATTGGCGTTGTTCAATAT ATGATACTGAAGTTGATCTGTGCACTTTTAGCAATGATTCTTCAAGCTTTCGGGGTTTATGGAGAAGGGAAATTTGAATGGAGATATGG gtatCCATACTTGGCAGTTATTCTAAATTTCAGTCAGACCTGGGCCCTATATTGCCTTGTACAGTTCTATTCTGTGATTAAGGACAAGTTGGCCCCAATCAAACCGCTGGCCAAGTTTCTGACATTCAAGTCAAttgttttcctcacatggtgGCAAGGTGTTGTGGTCGCATTTCTAAACTCCATGGGAGCCTTTAAAGGGACTTTAGCCCAGGAGCTAAAAACACGAATACAAGACTACATTATCTGCATAGAG ATTGTTGACGACATGAAGTATACAGTTTCTCATGTTGTGGAACCGGTTGAAAGGGGAATTGCAAAGATTAATAAAACCTTCCATGAGATTTCTGAAAATGTGAAACGCCACGAGGAACGAAGGAGGAGCTCTAAGGATGACAATTATCTTGTTCCCCTGAATACATGGACGGGGGAATTTTCTGAAGCACACGACAACCTTCTTGAAGGGAGTGTCAGTGATAGTGGTTTGTCTAATGGAAAGAGACCGCCGCATCAACCCAAAGGCTCCGCATTTAGAACGAGAGCAGGGAGATAA
- the LOC7469204 gene encoding pathogen-related protein isoform X2 has translation MATSGVREDKYRTFLYGEGEKNTKWRYGSPPNYDDVNKLFEEGRTKVWPSGSLEEKVQNLVKTWEMEMFHKTCFDDYKSVDPKNYTFSLNGRKPVTLEEKRKLGGGYNTFLQTTLPEKFRAYNPAEETVDSSHVAFTTAFPRGLALEVLQVYSGPPVIVYKFRHWGYMEGPFKGHAATGEIVELYGMSIFEVDEHMKVVKVEFFIDRGELLGGLMKGATLDGSTAEAASTCPFLRGTG, from the exons ATGGCAACTTCAGGCGTTAGAGAAGACAAATACCGTACTTTCTTGTATGGAGAAGGAGAGAAGAACACCAAATGGAGGTATGGTTCACCTCCAAACTATGATGATGTCAACAAACTCTTTGAAGAAGGCAGGACTAAG GTATGGCCATCTGGATCACTCGAAGAAAAAGTGCAGAACCTAGTAAAGACATGGGAGATGGAGATGTTCCATAAGACATGCTTTGATGATTATAAATCAGTTGATCCCAAGAACTATACTTTTAGCCTAAATG GAAGGAAACCTGTAACTTTGGAAGAAAAGCGCAAACTTGGCGGAGGCTACAACACCTTTTTGCAGACTACCTTACCGGAGAAGTTCCGGGCTTATAACCCTGCTGAAGAAACTGTGGATTCATCTCATGTGGCTTTTACAACAGCATTCCCTCGTGGGCTTGCTTTGGAGGTTCTCCAAGTTTATTCAGGGCCACCGGTGATTGTGTACAAGTTCAGGCACTGGGGTTACATGGAAGGTCCGTTCAAGGGCCATGCTGCAACTGGGGAAATAGTAGAACTCTATGGAATGTCTATTTTTGAG GTGGATGAACACATGAAGGTTGTGAAGGTAGAGTTCTTTATTGACCGTGGAGAACTGCTTGGAGGTCTTATGAAAGGTGCTACCTTGGACGGCTCAACAGCAGAGGCAGCTTCAACCTGCCCTTTCTTGAGGGGCACAGGGTAG